The following proteins come from a genomic window of Doryrhamphus excisus isolate RoL2022-K1 chromosome 12, RoL_Dexc_1.0, whole genome shotgun sequence:
- the terfa gene encoding telomeric repeat binding factor a, with translation MADENVGVNHSTDTESIVNRWTFDYYFSLAFELFKTDQYEGFCEIRDVLESILRRPLSSNDVIHAKILVLQLLSRINEGENLDLVFETDSSMTPLESALSLLGNMSERSDVPPEDLESVCASVKEMMVKVFIKNRQFGKAKEVLNKHFSKSADAKKTLFMDLISRRSNKHKVIEEMDLRELKNEVLTFSLNLFTFTVPFFHKAAKRLIEERERQGDDSMAIDEPDVSPTTTQPNKSNLLSDHSLIQKSRLALAYQTLAKCGLAIAFSQLEDIVENEMSETKCLASDKVDTSKDSEHDELFQRHSGSPVEAALAGPHTQTDAPPQSKTGSPQVTTTRKKRQLYTVSKFVIEPDSQPTLLLTASEEQEVPVTVEEPRESETGHKADEDVVTTKRHRRATNTFKKRFSASMAAESAQSEEQSNAAANKQVPQENHHHQTSPNKRSTPSDSDELSLNSEDVVQDSPVNYNTTTPKKPAHHLQKHVQRNTGTRNTDEVLITDTLDSSPPASDSPQQSSTPNNREAKDTGSSYSKWNNLYSKAKESKVVWTYEDDLSNESPDKSSSLGQKKRKWTEEETQKLKEGVKKFGEGNWSKIKSYYSFSDRTNVHLKDRWRTMKKLNMV, from the exons ATGGCGGATGAGAACGTCGGCGTCAACCACAGTACAGACACCGAATCCATCGTTAACCGTTGGACTTTCGACTATTACTTTTCTTTGGCGTTTGAGCTATTTAAAACAGACCAATACGAGGGCTTTTGTGAAATTAGAGATGTTCTTGAAA GTATTTTGCGCCGTCCTCTGTCATCCAACGATGTCATTCATGCAAAAATTCTCGTATTACAGTTACTCTCCCGGATTAATGAGGGCGAAAACCTTG ATCTGGTGTTTGAAACCGATAGCTCAATGACGCCACTGGAGTCAGCCCTGAGCCTGCTTGGAAATATGAGCGAGAGGAGTGATGTCCCACCAGAGGACTTGGAAAGCGTTTGCGCGTCAGTTAAGGAGATG ATGGTGAAGGTTTTCATTAAGAACAGACAGTTTGGCAAAGCAAAGGAGGTGCTTAACAAACATTTTAGCAAATCAGCGGATGCAAAG AAAACTTTATTCATGGATCTCATCAGTCGGAGAAGCAACAAGCATAAAGTCATTGAAGAAATGGACCTGAGAGAATTAAAGAATGAAGTGTTGACTTTTTCCCTGAATCTCTTCACATTCACTGTTCCTTTTTTTCACAAG GCTGCAAAGCGGCTTATCGAAGAGCGTGAAAGGCAGGGTGATGACAGTATGGCGATAGATGAACCGGACGTTTCGCCTACTACAACTCAGCCAAATAAAAGCAACTTGCTCAG TGACCATTCCCTTATCCAGAAGAGCAGATTGGCGTTGGCCTACCAGACTTTGGCTAAATGTGGACTTGCAATTGCTTTTTCTCAACTGGAGGATATAGTGGAAAACGAGATGTCTGAAACAAAGTGTCTGGCTTCTGACAAGGTGGATACAAGTAAAGACTCTGAGCACGACGAGCTGTTTCAGAGACATTCTGGCAGCCCCGTGGAGGCTGCCCTGGCGGGCCCACATACTCAGACTGATGCCCCTCCTCAGTCAAAGACAGGTTCACCACAAGTCACCACCACAAGGAAGAAACGGCAGCTTTACACTGTGTCAAAATTTGTGATTGAGCCGGACAGTCAACCAACCCTGTTGCTCACAGCTTCTGAGGAGCAAGAGGTTCCAGTCACAGTGGAAGAGCCAAGAGAGTCAGAGACTGGGCACAAAGCAGATGAGGACGTTGTCACCACAAAGCGACACAGACGAGCcacaaatacttttaaaaagag ATTTTCTGCCAGTATGGCTGCAGAGTCTGCACAAAGTGAGGAACAATCTAATGCCGCAGCAAACAAGCAAGTACCTCAAGAAAATCATCACCACCAAACTTCACCTAACAA AAGGTCCACGCCAAGTGACTCAGATGAATTGTCACTAAACAGTGAAGATGTGGTGCAGGACTCTCCAGTTAACTACAACACAACTACTCCCAAAAAACCTGCCCATCATCTTCAGAAACACGTGCAAAGAAATACAGGAACAAGAAATACGGATGAAGTCTTGATCACAGACACGCTAGACAGTTCACCCCCTGCCAGTGACAGCCCTCAGCAAAGTTCTACTCCTAACAACAGGGAGGCCAAGGACACCGGGTCTTCTTACTCAAAATG GAACAACTTGTATAGCAAAGCCAAGGAGAGTAAGGTCGTGTGGACTTATGAAGATGACCTTAGCAACG AATCACCCGACAAAAGCTCATCTTTGGGACAAAAGAAGAGG AAATGGACGGAAGAGGAAACACAGAAACTGAAGGAAGGAGTAAAGAAGTTTGGAGAAGGCAACTGGAGCAAGATAAAGTCTTATTACTCATTCAGTGACAGGACAAACGTTCACCTTAAGGACCGCTGGAGAACAATGAAGAAGTTAAACATGGTGTGa
- the nip7 gene encoding 60S ribosome subunit biogenesis protein NIP7 homolog: protein MRPLTEEETKTLFEKLSKYIGENIKLLVDRPDGTFCFRLHNDRVYYMSERILKLSTNISRAKLVSVGTCFGKFTKAKKFRLHITALDFLAPYAKFKVWVKPGAEQSFLYGNHILKSGLGRITENTMQYQGVVVYSMADVPLGFGVAAKTTQECRRVDPMSIVVFHQADVGEFIRNEDTLT from the exons ATGCGACCACTAACTGAGGAAGAGACGAAAACATTATTTGAGAAGTTGTCCAAATA CATTGGTGAAAACATTAAGCTCCTTGTGGACAGACCGGACGGCACATTCTGCTTCAGGCTTCATAATGATCGCGTATATTACATGAG CGAGAGGATCCTTAAACTATCCACAAATATTTCCCGGGCAAAACTGGTGTCAGTAGGAACTTGTTTTGGGAAGTTTACAAAAGCAAAGAAGTTTCGGCTACACATCACCGCTTTGGATTTTCTGGCACCTTATGCAAAG TTCAAGGTGTGGGTGAAACCCGGAGCAGAGCAGTCTTTCCTCTACGGGAACCACATCCTGAAATCCGGCTTGGGGAGGATCACAGAGAACACAATGCAGTACCAGGGCGTGGTGGTCTACTCCATGGCGGATGTGCCTCTG GGTTTTGGGGTGGCAGCCAAGACTACGCAGGAGTGTAGACGAGTGGACCCCATGTCGATTGTTGTGTTCCACCAGGCTGATGTGGGAGAGTTCATTCGGAATGAAGACACTTTAACTTAA